GTCCAGACACCTACATGGAAGAGGAGAATATTGTTCTTGGTGGTAACCGCCTCGCAGATGCGCGGCACGTGTGTACCGGCCTGGGTGCCGATGTAGCCGAGGCCGTAGATATTGATCCCGTTGACCTCGATATAGCCCCCCATCCCCTGCTCATAATCGAAGGGATCGAAGCGGTAGCCGCCGGTTTCGGTGCGGGACGGGCGAAGGAGATGGATGTATCCCATCTGCGACAGTGCCTCCATCCAGGAGATGCTATCGCGGCGATGGATCCAGTCGTGGTTTCCTTCCACGGCAATGCAGGGGATACGGTTGTCTTTCAGCGACTGAAGTGTCTCGATGGTGCGGGCGAAGGTACGAGGGAGGATCTGGCCGGTATGGAAGAGGTCGCCGGCGATCAGGACAAAATCGACCCGCTCAGCGATGGCGTCGGACACAATTCTGCCAAGCATGCGGAAGAAGTCTTCGTAACGTTCGGCCTCGCCGATGTTGTTGCGATAGGTTTTGCCGAGGTGGATGTCGGCGGTGTGGAGAAATGTAATTGTCATAAGTGTTAGGACGTTAAACACGTCGGAATTAAATCATGGTAAATAAAGCCCATAAAGCGTTTGGCTGTATTTCTTTGGTCTTCAAGGTCACTTGCTAACCAAATATGATGCGCTGGATTAAGAAGTTCTCGCCAATTATGCAATCCTGAGCACAGTTCCTGTGTAATGCAGCCAGCATCTCTTAATTTGTCAATACGGTCAGACAAATTTGATTCGTTAATATTATTATCATCAATTTGTTTTGCAAAACGATGATTTAGTTCATATTCCAGAAAAACTCTTAAATCTCCTGCATTATGAGTATTAGTTTCTTCAGCGATAAATTTAAATAAATTAGACCTTGCCTTTTCGTGCTCGTTTTTAACAAAGTGATCTATATCAGCAACTTGTAAACTTGAGGTTCCTGATTTCCTTTCTATTGTTAATAACTTAATCGGCTTGTTTTTCGAGTAAGTATTTATAAATTTAACTAAACCTTGCTCGTAATGGCTCAATATAATTATTTGTCTACTTTTTTCTGCAAGAATCACAATCTCTTGATGGACTGTCGTTGTTCTATGATTGTCAAATGACGTAATTGGGTCGTCTAACACGATAATAGTATTACGTATATTTTCTTCGTTCAAGCATGATAAACCGGCCCAAAATACAGCCAGTGCTAAAGCTCGTCTATCTGACTCACTAAAAACTTTGTCTAAATCTCTCTCTGATACGTCGCAGTTACAATATTTTACTTTTAAATAGTAAATTGGAGTGTGTCCAGAAGTATCTTCGCCCCTAATAAGCGTAAAGTCACTACTGCCGAATTTCTTAAAATAGTAATTTAAGTGGTCAAAAAAATTATCCAAATAAGAACTCTGCTCATTTCTTAACTCTTCCTGTAAGAGTGGAATTTCTTCAGCTAGTACAGCAACAAGTGTATCCAACCTAATCATCTCTTCGCATTGATCGGCCATCTCTACTCGTAATAACTTTAGGTTCTCGATGTTTATTTGGTCATTAATAGCATCTATTCTCATTTTTAACCGTATTGCATTAACCGACTCTTTAAACACAATTATTAGTTCATTTATTCTAGATGCTTTATCATTATAAATGCTAATAAGTTCTATTATCTGCTCATTCAGTTGTAACAATATTTTCGATTCCAGTTGATTAATTTCTGAATGTGGTCTTGATATTTTGCGATTGACAACCTGTTCAATCTGTTTATTGAATTCGGCAGATTGCTTAACCCAACTTTCTAGCACAGCGGCAATATTATCAACACATTTTTCTAACTGAGCAGATAATTCAAGGAAGTCTTCTCTCTTTTCTAATTCTGGATAACTAACCAAACTTCCCTTGTTACTTTCTAGACTTAATCTCAGCATAACTACACGCTCTTGAGTAAGTAGTGTTTTGCATTCGTCCAGTTCTTTTACAACATATGATTCGTGCTCTTGGTATGATGAATTAAAGTACTGACGATAAATATCAAGCAATTTGATAGCTTCTTCACCAAGTACTTGACCACAAAATTGGCATTTTCCGCCATTATTATGTGCCAAACCGTTCTTTATCCAAATCTCTGCATCATTTTGTTCGTGAAAGTTTCTCTGTATGTGGTCAATTACTTTGAGACGCGCATCGTCATGCAGATTTATATATGAAGCTGCTAATATCTTGTTGAGGCGTTCTAGTGATTCAGTAAAGCTTATTTCCCATTTGAGCAAATTCAAAGTTTTTCGAGATTGAATCTTTTCAGCATTATCCTTTTGTGACACAAAGTTGTCGCTCTCTCGTCGAAGAGAATCTATCTTATCTTTCAATAAATCAACTGTCTCTGCTGGGTTAAGCTTTAGAAAGTTACTCAAATCTGATATATTTTTGAAGGCTGCTTTTTGCAGTTTGTTTCTTTCGCGAGTAGCATCCCCTTTTTGTTTGTTTTTCTCAGCAATTACTTGAGCCTTTGCAACACCCTGAGCACCGAGCACAAACGAGCTAAAGTTTTCTTTTGTGCTGCGAGTAAACTGCCGAGCAGCAAAAACATTATTATGATAAAACCCATCATCAAAAACTCGCAGGCACAAGCCAACCGGCAAGCCAGGGTTCCAACCATTTTGGTCTAATCGAATTGGCGTCTCACTTTGTCCTTCCGCCTGAAATGAAAGCACTGCTTGTTGAGGACGGCCATCAGCGGGTATAGTTCGTCGCGTTGTAATAGCGCTAGTCTCTGACAACTCGATACTTGCAAGTAAATCACCCAAGGTAGATTTACCATAAGTATTACGGCCAAATATCAATGTGATTTTATCGAACTCAACATTACCAGCTGTGGTTGCTTTAAATCTGCCAATATTTTGAATAGACTGTATACGTTTAAGCATAAATTAGCCTCAACCAAATTAATTGTTGATAGTATTTCATTACCTTTACATTCGCGCTTCCACTTCATCTAACCAGTCATGATCTAATTCAAGTATAAGATTCCGAGACAGTCCAGATATCTGACGTGTTACGTGTATCGAATGAAAAATTTGGCGTTTTTCCATGACGGCTTCTCTTTGCCCATAAAATGCTGCCTGATCTAACGCCATTGGCGGATTAAAATAGTATTTGCTTCTTTGTTGATCAGCAACAAATTCTAGATAGAAGTACCTTCGTGAGTTTTCTTTGAAATAGAAAACTCTAGTCAATTGTCGGTCGGTATCTCGAAAAATCTCTTCAGGGAAACTTTTCTCTCCGACAAAGTGAAGGAGAGCACCACCGCTGGTAGTGGCTACGAAAGAAGAATTTATTGCCCTAAAGCTACCCACAAGTCGTTCTATGACATCATAAAAGCCATCAGGAGGTAAGTAGCGTCGAATGATTTCTCTGATTGCTCTCCCATTACCTTCTAAACAATTCTTGAATGCTCTAACAAAATCTGATTGTCTGCCAACAGATACGCATTCTTTTGCGTGCAAATAATTCGATTCGAGCTCCTCGAGAGCTCGCTTTAGTGGTTCAAGAATCCATACATTCTTGTGTGATACTGTTTTAATATTATGCGCGAATGCAAGTTTTTCGGCCTCTTTATCAAAACCACTTGAAGAAAAAAATGCCCCAAGCTCTGTGTATCGGTTTGTAGGTGCATTTATGTCATCAGTGGTAAAATAGTTTTCCTGTATGTCTTTGAGAACTCCGACAAATTGACGAATGTGATCTTTCTTTATAGGCGTTGCATAATACTTCACCTCTCCAAGCAACCGGATTGGATTTATGAAAGCTATAAACTTATCAAATTCACATGGACAGTCTATTTGATGCCAACATCCCCTGCCTCGCATTTCAAAAAACTGTTCTCGATCACGACGAGTACGTAAATTGTCGACTGTTATAATTTCTTGGAAGCCATTTTCGCGGATTAAACGCAAAATCACTAACTCCCACATGATTGCCTTTAGCCTCAATCTGTCAGTTGTATTTTCTCCCCTCACTTACCCCCCTCTTTATTACGTTACCGTACTGCTGATTCCACCACCACCTTCGACATCTCCTGACTAGCCAAAATCCTCATAATGCTAGAATCAAACGCCCTCTTGAACTCCGGATCCTGCGCATAGCGCTTGTAGAGATCCAGTTCCCTCTTACGTTCCTGGCTGACGGCATTATTGATCAGCTTTTCCAGCGCAATTCGCCGGTTCTGCTCATCCTGGTTATCAACGACCTGTGTCTTGTAATTGGGATTGTTGACGACATGCTGGGCAATGTTGATGAACTTGATCCGCTGCTCTTCCGGTGTTGCTTCCCACCCGGCAAACCACCGCTCGTTGAAGGCTTTGATAATCTCATCAAGGGGATCCTTTGGTTCGTCGCCACCGTGAACTCCGCGAGGATTCGGATTCTGCGGATCAAGCTCGGAATCGCTGGCGTCGAGGCCGATTCTCTCCTTCAGCTTTACCCGTTCCAGGCCGTAGGTTGAGAGGTCTACGCTCTCCAGCAGCTCGTCCAGGGTGTCCTTGTCCTTATCCTTAATCTTCAGTTTCGGGATCAGGAACTTGAGGAACCAGTGGAGCTTCTCCCATTTGATATTGTTGAAGGACATGATGCAGGCAAGCTGGGCGTAGATCTTGACGAACTGCTTTGCCTTGATCTTGAAGTCGGCCTTTTCGTCGTCTTCCAGCTCCAGTTCATGATCGAAGCGGGCGGCGCAGGCATCGATGATCGGGCTGAGTTGTTCCGCCTCGGCGTTGGAGAAATAGAGGGTGCAAAATGCCTCAACCTCTTCCCATTCGTAGACACCGACTGCGTCGAGCTTTTCCCTTACGTCGTGGAGAACATTGACATCGGTCGCCCTAGAGAGGGAGGTTGCCGTGTAAAAGGGATCGAAGGCTTCCTTGATGTCGTTGGTTGAGTTGAAGAAGTCGAGGATAAACACATCCTCGGTGCGTTTGTTCAGGGCATGGCAACAGCGATTGAGGCGGGAGAGCGCCTGCACCGCCAGGACCCCTTGCAGCTTCTTGTCCACGTACATGGCGGAGAGCTTGGGCTGGTCGAAGCCGGTCAGATACTTGTTGGCTACCACCAGCAGCCGGTATTCGTCGGTATTGAATTTTTCCTCGATATCCTTTGAGGGAAAACCGTTGATGGTTTCCTCGGTGTACTCGATGCCATCGACTTTCTTTTTGCCGGAGAAGGCGATCATGGCCTTAAAGGGCTGCCCTTTCAGGGTGTCGCGCACGGCAAAATAGTAGCGGATCGCGGTTTCGATATTGCGGGTCACCACCATCCCCTTGGCCTGCCCTTTCAGCTTCTTCGGCCCCACCACCTGCTCCAGGAAGTGGCTGACCATGATGTCGGCCTTGACGGCGATGGTTTCCTTGTGAGCTTCCACATAGGCACGGAGCTTCTTCTGCGCCTTGGCACTGTCGAACAGGGGGTTCTCGAGAATCGACTTCTGAATTTCGTAGTAGCTCTTGTAGGTGGTGTAGTTGGCGAGGACGTCGAGGATGAACCCCTCCTCGATGGCCTGCTTCATGGAGTAGAGGTGGAACGGCACGAACTTCCCCTCCGCCGTTTCCTCCCCGAACCGTTCCAGGGTGGCGTTCTTTGGGGTGGCGGTGAAAGCGAAGTATGAGGCGTTGTCCCGCATCTTACGCTTCTTCATGATCTCCAGGATTGCGTCCTGCACCTCGTCCTCGTCGGCCCCCAGGGTCCGGTTAAGGTTGTCGGCCGCAGAGCCGCTCTGGGAACTGTGGGCCTCGTCGATGATGACGGCGAAGCGCTTGTCGGAGAGATCGGCGATGCCGTCGACGATGAAGGGGAACTTCTGGATGGTGGTGATGATCACTTTCTTGCCGCTCTCCAGGGCCAGCTTCAACTCCTGGGAACTGGTTGCGTGGGCGACGATGTTCTTCACCTCGGAGAACTGCTTGATGTTGTTCTTCAGCTGCTTGTCCAACACCTTGCGGTCGGTGACCACCACCACCGAATCGAAGACCGGCTTGTTCCCCTCCTTGGTGTACACCTCTATCAGTTGATAGGCGGTCCAGGTTATGGAGTTTGATTTCCCTGAGCCCGCGGAGTGCTGGATCAGGTAGGTCTGTCCCACGCCGCGCTGCCGGACATCGGTAAGCAGGTTGCGCACAACCTCCAGTTGATGATAACGGGGGAAGTAGAGGGTCTTCTTCTTGAGCGGGTCGCTCTCCTTCTCCCCCACCAGCTTGGCGAAGTGTTCGATGATGTTGGCGAGGCTCTGCCGGGTGAGAATCTCCTGCCAGAGATAGCTCGTTTTATGACCTGCCGGATTCGGTGGGTTTCCCTTGCCGTGGTTGTACCCCTTGTTGAAGGGCAGAAAATTGGTCTTCTTCCCATCCAGGCGGGTGGTCATGTAGACGTCGTCTGTATCGACGGCGAAGTGCACCAGGCAGCGGCCAAACTGCAATAGCGGCTCGTTGGGGTCGCGGTCTTCCCGGTACTGCTTCATGGCGTGGTAGGTCGACTGCCCGGTCCAGGCGTTCTTCAGCTCGAATGTCGCCACGGCAATGCCGTTAATGAAAATCACCATGTCGATGGATTTGAGGGGATCGGCCTGGGAGTAGTGGACCTGCCTCGTTACCGAGAAGATATTCTGCTCAAACAGTTTAGCGACTTCAGGGTTTATGGTGTTGTATGGCTGGCAGTAGAGAAGGGTCAGGTGTGCATCGTCGATCCGAAGGCCACCCTTGAGGACCTTGAGGATGCCGTCCTTCTCGATTTTCCTGCTCAGGCGCTCCAAAATCAGCCGCTGCCAGTTGGGCCGATCCTTGATCTTGGCCAGTTCTTCGGCCTGGGTCCCTTCGAGGAAGTTCCAGAAGTGGCGGCGGTCGATGGTGAACTCACGGTCGAAGTCGCCCGAATCCCCCAGCCAGTACAGGTGGCCGCTGCGATACTGCTCGTTGGCTTCGGCAACACTCAACCCATCGAGCTTTAACTGTCCGCGGCAGGTCCCGGTCAGGGCTTTTTCGATACAGGCTTCCAGTGCTTGCTCGTTGGTTTTAGTAACCATGGCCCTTGTCCTTAGATTTTGATTTTGCCAGTGACGGCCTCGGCGATAAGTATCTTTTTGATTTCATCTAGACGTTGACTCTGTTCATTGACGACTGAAATGGCCAGGTCAAAGTGTCCATCAATGTTTTTGATGTAAGATATGATTTCAGATTGTTCTTCTTCCGGCGGCAGAAGTATTGAAAAGTTCCCGAGTTTATCTGTAGGAAACGTCTTTGTTCCGTGCCCGGATTCTTCGAGTAAGCTCGAGAGTTCCTCGTGGAGACCATCCAAAAGAAATAGCAAAAATTCAGGTAAACAGCCTTCTGACGGTATCATCGCTTTCATATCTTGGTTAATAGTTAAAGGCGCTGCTGAGATCGCAACGGGTATTTTCTTTGCTAATATCATTCCTCTAACGACAATCAAGACACAGCCAGGATTCAACAACTTTAGTGATGTTCGTTGTATTGCTTTTTCAGTAATGCCGTCGATGGCGGATGATAAATATCTCGCTTTCATGTCTTTAGGTGAGACCCAAGGAATCTCGCCATCCCAATAATCGCGGTTATCTTTACTTGGTGTTCCACCACTAACGAAAGATACTAAGTGCTTTATTTTCTTGATAGCCCAATGCGCCGACACCTCCCCAATCCACTCCACACCACTATCGCGCATGGGCACATCAGGATTCAGTCCTTTGGTCACGGCCTTATTGATCAGAATGGCTTTCTGCTCTTTGAGCAGTTCGATCAGGCGCTGCTTCTTGGCAATGGTCTCGTCGATCTCGGCGGTCTTTTGGTCGAGGAAGTTGGCGATACGGTCTTGCTCTTCGCGAGGAGGTATGCAGAGCTCAAGTCTTTTGAAATCCCTGAAATCCAGGTTCTGCCGTAGACCCGAGCCCATCCCATAATAGACTTTGAGCAGATCGTAAGCATGCAACAAATAGTGAATGAAGGTTGGATTATGCTCAGGGTCGGGACGTAGACAGATATAAGCCGAGGTGATGATTCCCCGGTCCTTTGAAATTCCCGTTCTCAGGCTGGTTTGATCGTTTTGAAGATCCGTCGGACGAATGATGATGTCATTGGGGTTGATGACTTGATAAGTTTCGAAAGACTCAGGAACAAGTCCGGTAAGTTTTTCGGGTGGTTTGACAATCACGTTCCCATAACTGAGGGAAAGCACTACCTCTTCAACCATACCGATATTTCTGACCTTATATTCTTTCAAGACCGCCATGCCAGGCAGCAGTTTCCAATGACTCGGAACTTCATTGAGCCATTTGCTCTTGGCTGGTTTGTAACTTTCGTAACGCGGAAACACCATTACTGACCGCCTCCGAAATTCACCAGCTTCTTAAGCAGCCCTTCAGTTTCCGCCTCCAACGCCAGAATATCCCGCGTCACCTCTTCCAGTGACCGCAACGGCTTGTGCTGGTAAAAATACTTGTTGAAGCTGATCTCATAGCCGATCTTCTTCTGGTCGATGTTGATCCAGGCCTCGTCCAGATGGGGGCGCACCTCGCGCAGAAAGTAGCCGTGGATGTCATCCTTGAGCGGCACGTTCTCAGTGTCGCGCAGGTCCGCCTCGCTCTCGTACTCCACATACTCCCCCTTGGTCCCGGTCGGCCAGTAGCCGTAGTCGGCCAGCTGTTCCTGCGTGCAGCCGAGTTCGGCGAGCAGTTCGTGCAGCTTCTTGCCGCTCAGTTTGTGCACCTTCTTGACCACCCGTTCGGCCTTCTCGTCGTACCAGCTCACAGCGTTGAAAAGCTGGTTGCGCTCGCTGGCGGTCAGCTTGACCTGGTGCGCCTTGAGCGCGGCGTCGACCAGCTCGGTGAAACGATTGAAGTCCATGAAGAGCTCTTGCCCGACCTCCGCCATGACCACTTCGGCCACGTCGAGCAATGCCTTCTGATAGTCCCAGGTCGCCGGATCGAAGACCGCCTTGCTCTGCTTGGCGGAAAGGTTGATCTCCTCCTTCTCAAGATGCGCCTCGATTGCCTTGCGGTGGTCCGCCAACCGGGTGTAGACCTCATCCCCCCACTTCTCCCAGGCCCATTCCATCACCTCACTCAGGGCCGGAACGAAACGGAGGCTGGCGATCCGTTCGGGGGTGAACTGGGCGGCCTTCCGGCTGGGGCGCTCGATGGTGACCTTGTAGTAGCCGAAGTCGCGGTTGTCGAATATCTTGGAGACGCCTTCATTGGGCATGTCTAGGTAGAGCTGGGTGATCTCCCGGATATGTTCGGGAGCGAATTCGCAGTTCTTGGCACCCAGGTTCTTGCGCAGCTTGCGGAACATCTGGCTGGCGTTGATGAGCTGTACCTTGCCGCGCCTTTTTTCTGCCTTTTTGTTTGAGAGAACCCAGATGTAGGTGGTGATGCCGGTGTTGTAGAAGAGGTTGTTGGGGAGCTGGATGATCGCCTCAAGGTAGTCGTTCTCGATGATGTAGCGGCGAATGTTACTCTCGCCGCCGCCGGCATCGCCGGTAAAGAGGGACGAGCCGTTGTGGACCGAGGCGATGCGCGAGCCGGCAGGACCTTTGTCCAGGTCCTTCATCTTGTTGACCATCTCCATCAGAAAGAGGAGCTGGCCGTCCGAAGAGCGGGGCG
The nucleotide sequence above comes from Geobacter benzoatilyticus. Encoded proteins:
- a CDS encoding restriction endonuclease subunit S gives rise to the protein MVFPRYESYKPAKSKWLNEVPSHWKLLPGMAVLKEYKVRNIGMVEEVVLSLSYGNVIVKPPEKLTGLVPESFETYQVINPNDIIIRPTDLQNDQTSLRTGISKDRGIITSAYICLRPDPEHNPTFIHYLLHAYDLLKVYYGMGSGLRQNLDFRDFKRLELCIPPREEQDRIANFLDQKTAEIDETIAKKQRLIELLKEQKAILINKAVTKGLNPDVPMRDSGVEWIGEVSAHWAIKKIKHLVSFVSGGTPSKDNRDYWDGEIPWVSPKDMKARYLSSAIDGITEKAIQRTSLKLLNPGCVLIVVRGMILAKKIPVAISAAPLTINQDMKAMIPSEGCLPEFLLFLLDGLHEELSSLLEESGHGTKTFPTDKLGNFSILLPPEEEQSEIISYIKNIDGHFDLAISVVNEQSQRLDEIKKILIAEAVTGKIKI
- a CDS encoding AAA family ATPase, producing the protein MLKRIQSIQNIGRFKATTAGNVEFDKITLIFGRNTYGKSTLGDLLASIELSETSAITTRRTIPADGRPQQAVLSFQAEGQSETPIRLDQNGWNPGLPVGLCLRVFDDGFYHNNVFAARQFTRSTKENFSSFVLGAQGVAKAQVIAEKNKQKGDATRERNKLQKAAFKNISDLSNFLKLNPAETVDLLKDKIDSLRRESDNFVSQKDNAEKIQSRKTLNLLKWEISFTESLERLNKILAASYINLHDDARLKVIDHIQRNFHEQNDAEIWIKNGLAHNNGGKCQFCGQVLGEEAIKLLDIYRQYFNSSYQEHESYVVKELDECKTLLTQERVVMLRLSLESNKGSLVSYPELEKREDFLELSAQLEKCVDNIAAVLESWVKQSAEFNKQIEQVVNRKISRPHSEINQLESKILLQLNEQIIELISIYNDKASRINELIIVFKESVNAIRLKMRIDAINDQINIENLKLLRVEMADQCEEMIRLDTLVAVLAEEIPLLQEELRNEQSSYLDNFFDHLNYYFKKFGSSDFTLIRGEDTSGHTPIYYLKVKYCNCDVSERDLDKVFSESDRRALALAVFWAGLSCLNEENIRNTIIVLDDPITSFDNHRTTTVHQEIVILAEKSRQIIILSHYEQGLVKFINTYSKNKPIKLLTIERKSGTSSLQVADIDHFVKNEHEKARSNLFKFIAEETNTHNAGDLRVFLEYELNHRFAKQIDDNNINESNLSDRIDKLRDAGCITQELCSGLHNWRELLNPAHHIWLASDLEDQRNTAKRFMGFIYHDLIPTCLTS
- a CDS encoding type I restriction endonuclease subunit R; this encodes MVTKTNEQALEACIEKALTGTCRGQLKLDGLSVAEANEQYRSGHLYWLGDSGDFDREFTIDRRHFWNFLEGTQAEELAKIKDRPNWQRLILERLSRKIEKDGILKVLKGGLRIDDAHLTLLYCQPYNTINPEVAKLFEQNIFSVTRQVHYSQADPLKSIDMVIFINGIAVATFELKNAWTGQSTYHAMKQYREDRDPNEPLLQFGRCLVHFAVDTDDVYMTTRLDGKKTNFLPFNKGYNHGKGNPPNPAGHKTSYLWQEILTRQSLANIIEHFAKLVGEKESDPLKKKTLYFPRYHQLEVVRNLLTDVRQRGVGQTYLIQHSAGSGKSNSITWTAYQLIEVYTKEGNKPVFDSVVVVTDRKVLDKQLKNNIKQFSEVKNIVAHATSSQELKLALESGKKVIITTIQKFPFIVDGIADLSDKRFAVIIDEAHSSQSGSAADNLNRTLGADEDEVQDAILEIMKKRKMRDNASYFAFTATPKNATLERFGEETAEGKFVPFHLYSMKQAIEEGFILDVLANYTTYKSYYEIQKSILENPLFDSAKAQKKLRAYVEAHKETIAVKADIMVSHFLEQVVGPKKLKGQAKGMVVTRNIETAIRYYFAVRDTLKGQPFKAMIAFSGKKKVDGIEYTEETINGFPSKDIEEKFNTDEYRLLVVANKYLTGFDQPKLSAMYVDKKLQGVLAVQALSRLNRCCHALNKRTEDVFILDFFNSTNDIKEAFDPFYTATSLSRATDVNVLHDVREKLDAVGVYEWEEVEAFCTLYFSNAEAEQLSPIIDACAARFDHELELEDDEKADFKIKAKQFVKIYAQLACIMSFNNIKWEKLHWFLKFLIPKLKIKDKDKDTLDELLESVDLSTYGLERVKLKERIGLDASDSELDPQNPNPRGVHGGDEPKDPLDEIIKAFNERWFAGWEATPEEQRIKFINIAQHVVNNPNYKTQVVDNQDEQNRRIALEKLINNAVSQERKRELDLYKRYAQDPEFKRAFDSSIMRILASQEMSKVVVESAVR
- a CDS encoding type I restriction-modification system subunit M, which produces MDNSVHNKIVSFIWSIADDCLRDVYVRGKYRDVILPMFVLRRLDCLLETTKDAVMEEVKFQRDDAGFTDLDPEGLREASGYVFYNTSPWTLKMLVDTAANNRQILEANFKAYLDGFSDNVKEIVDKFKLRAQVSHMAEKDVLLEVLEKFTSPYINLTPNEAKDPDGRKLPPLTNLGMGYVFEELIRKFNEENNEEAGEHFTPREVIDLMTHILFEPVKDNLPPVITVYDPACGSGGMLTEAQDFITDPEGLIRSNAMINLYGKEINDETYAICKSDMMIKGNNPENIKCGSTLASDDFAGFRFDFMLSNPPYGKSWAGDQKYILGGKDVLDPRFEVPLKDFRGKPDTVPATPRSSDGQLLFLMEMVNKMKDLDKGPAGSRIASVHNGSSLFTGDAGGGESNIRRYIIENDYLEAIIQLPNNLFYNTGITTYIWVLSNKKAEKRRGKVQLINASQMFRKLRKNLGAKNCEFAPEHIREITQLYLDMPNEGVSKIFDNRDFGYYKVTIERPSRKAAQFTPERIASLRFVPALSEVMEWAWEKWGDEVYTRLADHRKAIEAHLEKEEINLSAKQSKAVFDPATWDYQKALLDVAEVVMAEVGQELFMDFNRFTELVDAALKAHQVKLTASERNQLFNAVSWYDEKAERVVKKVHKLSGKKLHELLAELGCTQEQLADYGYWPTGTKGEYVEYESEADLRDTENVPLKDDIHGYFLREVRPHLDEAWINIDQKKIGYEISFNKYFYQHKPLRSLEEVTRDILALEAETEGLLKKLVNFGGGQ